From a single Brassica oleracea var. oleracea cultivar TO1000 chromosome C5, BOL, whole genome shotgun sequence genomic region:
- the LOC106292589 gene encoding ATPase ASNA1 homolog 2, translated as MATLSLSSSSPLCKPKFSSTTLVSGIDFIPFSPRPSLSSSTISPATVYLSVKQNRHRNSLQVKSVASPAETVSEFDEMVSGTKRKYYMLGGKGGVGKTSCAASLAVRFANNGHPTLVVSTDPAHSLSDSFAQDLTGGMLVPVEGPDSPLFALEINPEKAREEFRSASQMNGGTTEVKDFMDGMGLGMLVEQLGELKLGELLDTPPPGLDEAIAISKVIQFLESPEYNMFTRIVFDTAPTGHTLRLLSLPDFLDASIGKILKLRQKITSATSAIKSVFGKEDNQPDAAEKLERLRERMVKVRELFRDTESTEFVIVTIPTVMAVSESSRLSASLKKESVPVKRLVVNQILPPSSSDCKFCSIKRKDQMRALDMIREDSELSGLTLMEAPLVDMEIRGVPALRFLGDIIWK; from the exons ATGGCGACTCTTTCTTTATCTTCTTCTTCTCCACTATGCAAACCCAAATTCTCTTCAACAACTCTCGTATCAGGAATCGATTTCATCCCTTTCTCGCCTCGACCATCTCTCTCCTCATCCACAATCTCCCCAGCTACTGTCTATCTCTCTGTCAAACAGAATCGCCATAGAAACTCGCTCCAAG TGAAATCAGTAGCTAGCCCAGCGGAGACGGTGTCGGAGTTCGACGAGATGGTCTCCGGCACGAAACGGAAGTACTACATGCTCGGAGGCAAAGGAGGAGTTGGCAAAACCAGCTGCGCCGCTTCTTTAGCCGTGAGGTTCGCCAACAATGGACACCCGACTCTCGTTGTGTCCACAGATCCAGCTCACTCCCTGAGCGATTCCTTTGCTCAG GACTTGACTGGAGGAATGCTTGTGCCTGTTGAAGGACCTGACTCTCCTCTGTTTGCTCTAGAA ATAAACCCTGAGAAGGCTAGAGAAGAGTTTCGTAGTGCTTCCCAGATGAATGGAGGCACTACTGAAGTCAAAGACTTTATGGATGGTATGGGACTTGGGATGCTTGTAGAGCAG TTGGGGGAACTTAAACTTGGGGAATTACTAGACACACCGCCTCCTGGATTAGATGAAGCCATTGCCATCTCTAAG GTTATTCAATTCTTGGAGTCGCCAGAGTATAACATGTTCACTAGAATAGTGTTTGATACTGCACCAACG GGTCATACACTGAGGCTTCTCTCCTTACCGGACTTCTTGGACGCGTCCATAGGTAAAATCCTGAAG CTTAGGCAGAAAATAACCTCAGCTACTTCAGCAATCAAGTCGGTGTTTGGTAAAGAAGATAACCAGCCTGATGCT GCTGAGAAATTAGAACGACTAAGAGAAAGGATGGTTAAAGTTCGCGAGCTTTTTCGTGACACAGAGTCAACAGAGTTCGTCATTGTCACTATCCCAACG GTAATGGCTGTGAGTGAGTCTTCTAGATTAAGTGCTTCCTTGAAGAAAGAAAGTGTTCCCGTCAAAAGACTTGTTGTTAATCAGATTCTTCCGCCATCCTCCTCCGATTGCAAATTTTGTTCTATTAAGAGAAAG GACCAAATGCGCGCTCTAGATATGATACGAGAGGATTCAGAACTCTCTGGTTTGACATTAATGGAGGCTCCCCTGGTCGACATGGAGATCAGAGGTGTCCCTGCTCTGCGCTTCTTGGGCGATATCATTTGGAAATGA